Genomic DNA from Actinacidiphila yeochonensis CN732:
GCCCACAGGGTCAGTGGTCGGGGCAGTAAGCCGTGGGCGGCGATTCACGACAACGCGAAGGTGCCTGCTGACCGGCGGCTCTACATGACGGCCACCCCGCGTGTCTGGGAGGCGCCGGAGACCGACGAGGGCGGCAGCGGCGCGCCGGTGCTGGTCGCCAGCATGGAAGACGACCCGGACGGGCTGTTCGGCAGCGTGGCCTACAAGCTCACGCTCTCGCAGGCCCGCAACTTGGGCCTGGTCGCGGCGTGGCAGGTGGTGTGTGTCGACGTCACTGACCCAGAGCTCCAAGCGGCCGCGCTGCTTGGGATCGAGGCCCGCTCGGACAACGTGCGCGGCTCCCGGCTCGCGGCCCTGCAGACCGCCGCGGTGAAGACGGCCGCGGAGCGGGGACTTCGCAGGATGCTCAGCTTCCACTACCGGACCAGCGAAGCGGAGGCGATGGCGGCCGGGGTGCCGGCCGTGGCGCAGCGGCTGTGGGAGGACGACCCGGAGACGTACCCGGAGCCGGATCGGGTGTGGTCGGACTGGCTGTGCGGTGAGCACAGCCCGAAGCGTCGGCGGGCGACGCTGGCCACGTTCGCGGACCCGGTTGGCGAGCGGGTCGACGGCGACCTGGTCCCGATGCGGCTGCGGCTGCTGTCCAGTGTTCGAGTCCTTGGGGAGGGCGTTGACACCAAGGGTTGTGACTCTGTGTTCTTCGGGGACGTGCGCGGATCGGCGGTCGACATCCTCCAGATCGTGGGCCGGGCGCTGCGCATGAAACCGGGAGAAGGCAAGGTCGCATCGTTGGTGGTGCCGGTTTTCCTCGGCAAGGACGAAGACCCGGACGCCATGCTCACCAGCAAGGGGTACAACGGGTTGGCCCGGATTTTGGCTGCGCTCCGTAGTCATGACGCGGACACCGTGGAAGCCCTCGCGGAGCAGCAATCGAACACCCGGCACCGGAAGCCGTCGGCAGCCGAGCGCGACGCAGCGGGCCGGGGCGAGGAGCGCGGAACATCGGCTCCCGCAAAGAGCCTGCTTTCCTTCTCCACCCCGCGCGACCCCGCCATCTTGGCGCAGTTCATGAAACTGCGGATTCTCCAGCCGGAAAACACATACTGGCGTCAGGGAGTCCAGGCAGCGACCCAGTACGTGAAAGAGAACGGGGATCTGAAAGTCCCGTATGCGTTCGTCACGCCGGAGGACTGGCAGCCTGCCGGATTCCCGTTGGGGACGTGGATTGCCGATCAGCGGCGATTCTTCAACGCGGGTGAGATGAAGCCCTCACGGGCCAAGGAGCTGGACGAACTCGGCATGATTTGGTCGCACTGGGACGTCGCTTTTCAGGAGGGGCTGTCAGCAGCGCAGGGGTGGGCGGCCGTACATGGTCATCTGCTGGCCCCCACGACAGCGGTCTTCGACGGCCACCCGACGGGGGTATGGCTCAAAAATTTGAGGACTGCCGGTCGGCGGCTGGCGGAGATCGAGGCGCGGCGGGAGGCCGGCCTGCCGGTCGGTTCCACCGCAGGCGCGCTGACCGAAGAGCGCAGGGACGCGCTCGAGGCGATCGACCCGAGCTGGTGCCCGGCCTGGCAGGTGGCCTGGCAGCGCTGCTACAAGTTGTGCCGCAACCTCATCGAGGCCGGGACCGAGCTGCCCACCAGCCCTGGGCAGATGACGCTCCAGGGCGAAGACCTCGGGGCGTGGGTCCAGGCGCAGCGCCTCGGCTGGGACCAGCTGCTGCCCGCGCAGGCCTGGATGCTGGAGAACATGCTCCACATCGGCCCGGCGGAGCCTGACGAACGGCCTCCAGCGCCCCGCACGCAGGCGGACAAGTGGGCATCGAACTTGGCGGCGGCCCGGCAGTTCTACGCCCGTGAGGGGCACTTCCAGGTGCCGAGGAAGCACGTTGAAGAGGTCGACGGCGTTCCCTACAAGCTGGGCATGTTCGCGGACAACGCCCGCAGGCGGGCGGACAAGCTGAGCGCGGAGCGGCGGGCGGAGCTCGACGCGCTGGGTATGCGCTGGTAGAGCCACGCGGCGAAGGGCCGGGCCCGGACTCCCGCGAGGGGTCCGGGCCCGGCCCTTGTGCGCGGCCGTGGCTGCCCCGCTGACACGAAGTGGTACAACCGCCCGGCTGCTGACGCCAGAGCGGCACACGGCCGTACAGGGCCTCTGCCGGGCTGCTCTGCGGTGCGTGCCGGGCTGGGGTGCGGCAACGCGGCGACAGCTCAGGCACTCGAAGGTGTGATCTGGCGGCCCGGCCTCACGCGTGCGAGTCCTGCCTGCTCCTACTGTCGCCTGGCATGAGCTCCACTTCCACGCACCCGCCGCGCACCGAGCCGATGCCGGCCGACCTGCGGCGTGCGGTCCACCAGCTGGTGGCCGAAGCCGCGATGAACCTCCAGGACGTCCTGCGCTACACCGAGCCTGATGTGGGCCAGGACTGGAGGCGGATGACGTTGTACCGGAGCACCGACGCGGCCGACACCGTGGACATGGCCGCGCTGCTGATCGCCGCCTACCTGGAAGCCGCAGGCGGCAACGTCCAGGACGTTCGCCAGCATCTGCAGTGCAGCCAGCAGCAGATCCGGGCCGACGGTCCCCGCGAGTCCGACCGCAGGCGAGCCGCCGCTCTGCTTGGTCGTCGTCCGATGCCCGAGCTGCCGGGCGACGGTGAAGAAGATCCCTGGCACCTGTGGACGCAGGCCTGCCTGCACGGGCTTCGCGCACGATCGAGCGACGACCTGGATTCCCTGGACAGCTTCCTGCCCCCGCACATCGCGCAGATGGCGCGCCGGGTCGCAGAGGCCCTTGCCGAGCCGCAGCCCGCCACCGCGTAGCCGCCAGGCTGCCGCAGCCCTGGACGGGCCTTGACGCCCGCATTACGCTCCAGGCCCTCCCCCGAGTGAACACGAGGCTGGAGCGAACCCCCGCTGTCAGCGGCGGAAGCGCCCCAGAATCCCGCTCGCCTTGCGGACGGCTTCGGCTTCAGCGGCTTCCTTCGCGGCCTTGGCCGCCTCGCGGCGCTTGCGGTCGGCTTCCTTCTTCGCGGCCTTGCGGATCCGCTCCGCCTCGAGCGCCAGCAGCTTGCAGTCCCCGCACAGCTTGGGGTGGCTGTCGGTCGGTGTGCCCCACGCGTCTTCTTCGGATTCGGCCCACCGCTGGTCGGTGAACTTGGTGCCGCAGCGGGTGCACTTCGGCCGGCGGGCTTCGCGCTCAGCGGCCTCCCGCTTCTCGGCTGCCGCCCTCGCCCGCTGTTGCTCGGCACGTGCGCGGGCGTCGGCGGCCTCCCGGCGGGGGTTGCCGACCGCGTCGTCCAACGGCTGGAGCCCGGGGCGGCCGAAGCGCCAGAAGGCCGGCCCCGCCGGGCCGTGCTCGCGCAGCAGCTCCAGCGTGGTTGCCACGATCGGGATGCACCGGTCGTACATGCTGAAGTCGTCGTGTTCCTGGCCCTGCCAGTGCTGGCGGGTGCGGGCCGCGATCTGCTGCATGGTCGCCTTGGGGTTGCGGGGGCCGACCGGATTGAAGACCAGCAGCACCGGCGGGTGCGGCGTGTCGCCCAAGCGGCCTTCCGGCACGCTCCACTTCTGGCGCCACATCGGGATGTCCTGCCCGTTGGTGTCGGTGATCTGCCGGGCGAAGAAGCGGGCGTACTTGTCGAACTTGGCCGCCAGGACGGCGGCTTCCTCGAAGCAGTTGTCGACCTCCACGAACAGCAGCGGCACCCTGCCGTCCGGTACCGCCACGAGGATGTCGGCCTGGACGCCGCTCCGGCCCTGAGTCGTCCAGGTCCCGGTGTAGGGCAGATGCACCTCGGTGGAGTACGAGGCGAGCGAGCCAAGCCCGGGCAGCGCGGCCGCGGCGCGGGCGGCCTCCACGGCCTCGGCGGGTTCGCCGGTGAGGAGCGTCAGGTCGGGCTTGGGGCGCAGCAGGGCCAGGATCGTCTCGTTGACTGCCATTGCGTGCTGTGCGCCGGTGCGGCCCGCGCCCCGGGCGGCGCCGCCCATCTCGCTGCGCGGCCTGCCCAGCGGCCCGGTGGCGGCGTCCAGGCCCAGCTCGGTCAGCAGCCGCAGGCCCTCCCCGGTCCGGGTGTGGCCACCGAACAGCACGTGCTTGGAGAAGCGCAGGTCCGCCAGCGCGCCGCGGTGCGCGGCGGTGCGGGCCTCCTTGCGCTTGGCGGCGGTCGGCTTGGTGGTGTGGCGGTAGGTCAGGTGCGGGGCGGTGGCGCGCTGAATCTGGTCGGCGGTGGCGACCTTCATCACCCCGAGCACTTTCAGCACGTCGTCGCGCAGCCCGTTCGAGGACCCGGCCGGGTTGTCGGCCCGCTTGCGCCGCTTGGTCTCCGCTTCCGGCTGTGTGGTCTGTATGCCGCCCATCAGCTCAGCCTCCCCGCTTGGTTCGCCGCTCCCACCCAATCGCCGCACGACCACCGGTCGGGCGGACAGGCCCGCCCCGGCCGCAGGGGCCATGGGGCTGGGGAGGGGTTCCGGGTGCTCCCGGAAACCCGATGATCCCCCCGCGGTCTGTCATAGCAGGGGGAAGAAGAGGGTTGTGACGAGCGGCGCGGCCTAGAGAAAGAGGCGCTGACCTGGGAAAACAAAGTGCATGCGGGTGTTCGGCACGGAAGTGCATTCCGAAGTGGCATCGCAAGTGCCCACCCAAGTGGGGTGCCGGCCCCGGCCGGGCCGCTTGGACCGCCCGTCGGCCCGCCGGACCGGCAGGCGCCATCTGTCCAGCATGCACCCTGCGTTGGCCCTGCGGGCGACCGCTGCTCGCCCATTTCCTCGCCTGCCACGGCGACTCCCTTCCGCATCCCGGCACCTGTCGCCGGCGAAGCAGTCGCAGCCTGCACGGGTGCCCCTTGTCCGCGGTCTGTCGGCGCCACTCAGCGGCCCGCTGTCCAGGAGAAACGCGGGGGTCGGCCGACTGCGGCGCAGCGTGGTCAAGGGGTCGGACAAGGGGGGTGGTCAAGGGGTGTCATGTCGCGCCCGTACGTCCCACCAGTCACAGCAGCCTCAAATTTGTGCACGAGTGCCGGGGAGTGCCCGCTGTTGTCACGGCCGGCCTATGGGCGGGGGCAGCGAGGAAGCCCCCGCCGCCGACCGAGGGAGACGGACATGAGGCGCAACCCCAGGACCAGCCACCGCATCGACCACCTGGCGCGGCTGGTGGACCACCTGCTTGACGGACTGGCCGCCCACGGCCGCCCGGCACCGACCGCTCCGCAGATCCGCGCGGCCCTGCGCGAGGTCCAGCGAGGCCGCCGCGGCGGCCGGCGCCGGAGCGCCCGCCGGTAGGCGCGCCGTTCCTTCGCGCCGCGATTGCCCCGTTCCCCGCCCATACCCACCGTTCCCCACCGTTCCCCACCGTTCCAGACCGTTCCAGACCGATCCGGGACGGTCCGGGGGCGGGTGGGTGGGCAGTCGCTCCGGTTGCTCACCCGCCCGCCCGGGTCGCCGCTTTCCGCCGTTCCACGGCTGTGACCTGCGGTAGTGATGTCCGCGGAACGCGGTCCGGGCGTAGGGGCGGGTGCTGTTCCACCGTGGAATCGAACGGGGAATCGAACTAGGTTGGAGGGGTGAGCGACGACCAGGGGCAGGGCCAGGAGCAGCCGGCTGCGCTACCGCAGGCTGACGGGCCGCTGGTCGACGTCACTCTCCCGGACGGCCAGCACATCTATGCCGTGGTGAAGTCCCGGGTCAGGGAGCCGGACGGTTGGTGGTACGACCTGCAGATCCATGTCCCCCACCAGGGCAGCGACCGGGGCCGGCTCCTGGCCCTCCCGGCCGCTGTGGACTTCCGCGCACCGGCCGCCTTGTGCGAGCCGATCGACGGCCAGCCCTACGACCAGGTGCCGACCGAGCGGCCCGGGGTCACCCCGGCCTGGAAGGTCGAAGAGAAGGTCTACTTCGGCCCCGAGCGGGGACCTGCCCGCATCGTGCACCGCGGCGACTGCCGCGCGGCCCGCGACCTCGCCAGGCCCGCCAGCACCGAGCAGGCCCGCGCCGTCCTCGAGCGGGACGACGCCGCACCGTGCCCGCTGTGCCGTCCCGACCGGCCGCTGCGCACCGCCGCATAGCGGGCCGGCCTCAGCCGCGCCGCCGGTATCCCTGCCGCTGCGACGGCGTTTCCCCGGTCCCCGCGGGGCGCTTCTTCTTCTCCTTCGGGACCTCCCGTGTGCGCTCGTCGACCAGGCGCTGGAGTTCTTGAAGCCGCGCCCGCTGCTCTGGGCTGATGACGAAGCCCTGCTCCTGGTCGTCGTCCCGGTCCTCCCCCGTGTCGCCAAACGCCAACTGCTCGTACAGCACGGTGGCGGCCGCCTGGTCCGCCGGCGACGGCTTGCCGCCCCGCGTTCCCCGGTTCGGCCCGGCAGGCTGGTCCGGGGTCCTGGAAGCCCGCAGGGCGGCCTGGAGCCGGATGCTGGTGGCCACCGCCCGGGCATGGGCGCTCACCTCCACCGCGGCGTGCTCCAGGCCCTGCGGGTCGTCGTCGCGGTCCGGTAGGGCCGGGTGCCAGGCGGCGGTGTAGACGGTGTGCCCGGGCGGCCGCGGTCGGCGGCCGGGCGGCCGCGGCGCGGTGACGTCGACGCAGTGCGCGCGGATCGCCGCCGCGGTGATCCGGCTGTCCAGGCCGGGATCGGCGCGGCGGCCGCGCAGCTCGCGGGCGAGGTGCCGGCGGGCTTCGGCGAGCAGGTGCCGGTGGCGGAACTGGCCGTGGTGGACGTAGACGATCGCGGCGACGTCGATGGCCGCCAGGTCCACGTCGACGTCGGCCGTAGCGTCCGGCACCGTGGAGCTGTGCCAGGTGGAGCGGATCGCGGCCGCCGCGCGGCGGCACAGCGCGAGCAGCCCGTCGACCGCCGCGGCGCCGAACCGCCGGATCGCGTCGGCCCGCCAGCGGCGGCGGAGCTCCGGCAGCGGCAGCGGTGTCTTCTTCGCAGGGCGGCTGTCGTCTGCGGCGCGCTTCATCAGCCGGCTGCGCACTCGCGCTGTGGGCGGGTGCCCGTGATCGGCCGTGTACTCCGCCTCTGCCTGCTCCAGCAGCGCGGCGGTGTCGCGCTGCCGCGTGGACGACCAGTCGATCAGCTCCGGCGGCACCCCGGCGACCTCGATGACCGGCCGCAGCCCCTCCGTGGGCGTACGCCGATGCGTCGCCAGCCCGAGCCGCTCGCAGACTTCCTCGAGCACCCGCTGGTTGTACAGCGCGCCGGCCGCGACCACGTGCGCGAACAGCCGCCGCGAGTCGAGGTGGCCCCACTTGCCGTCGGCGCGCAGCACCTTGACCGACACCACCAGGTGGTCGTGCAGCAGAGGCTTGCGGTGCCGGGAGTCCCAGTGCCGGAACCGGGCCACGACCAGGCCGCCCACCGGCCGCTCCCACCTGCTCCCGCCCGGCCCGGAGTACACCACGACCGCTTCGTCCTCCACCCACGCCAGCACGTCCGCGGCCGCGACGTCGTGGGCGTCCTCGATCACCGCGCGGGTGTCGTCGTCCCCCAGACCGGCCAGCAGCGATACCGACGCCGGCGGCCGCAGCACCAGATCGAACGCGGCGACCGGCCCCCGCTTGATCTTTCGCTTCCGCCGCCGTGACGGCACCACCTTGCCGTCGTCGTCCAGGGCAACGGGCTCCGGCTCCCCCGGCTCCTGGTCGTCGGCGTAGGTGGGGCGGATGAACTTCCGCCCCAGCCGCACCGCCGGCGCCTCGCCCTCGATGGCGTCGGGGGCCAGGAGCTCCGGGTGCGGGTGCAGGCCCTGCCCGAACAGCGCCTCCATCTCCGCCTCGGTCACCGTGCCGGACAGCCCGAGCAGCGGCGCCCCGCGCCCGGTCCACTCCCCCGCCGGCACCCCCGCCAGCTCCTGGCCGACCGGCAGCGGAACCCCGCGGTCCCGGCCGCCGTCGCCCACCGCCACGCTCTTGAGGTAGTACCGGTACGCCGACCCCGGCGACACACGCGCTATCGACATCGTCACCCCGCCACCACACCCCGCCCCGGCCGGGCAGCACAGCGCGTCCGGCGCCAGGTCCCGGCAGACGGAAGGGACGGCCCGAGGACTTCTCGGACCGTCCCGTAGGGCGGAACAGCAAGCAGTTACCCAAAGCTCCGTCGCAGAGTCAGCCTTGCGGGGCATCGGGCTGCGGTGCCCGCTTCGCTCTCCCGTTGAGGACCGTCAGCACGGCGTTGATCTCACGCAGGAGTTCCTCGTAGCGCTCGGGGTCACCTTCGGTCGTCGCCTCCTGGAAGGCGGCTTTGGTGAGGTGCCGCCGGGCAGCCTTGAGCTCGATCAGGCCGCGGTGCAGGCTGTCCAGTTGGGGGTGCTCAACGATCTCGGCGTCCTCGATGTCGTCAGCATCGGACCGCCCCCCGACTCCGTTCGAATCTGATTCGAACGATCCGGGACCAATTGGTCCTGGAACTTTTGGCGGCTGGAAGAGGACTGTCGCGCGCCCGTGCAGATCCTCGCGGGCCTGGTCCGGATCGGCGGGCAGTGGCCTGTCCCGGAGGGACCGCCGTAGGTCCGTGAGGTGTTTCGCTGTGAGGCGGCCGCCGGCGGCGCGGGCTGCGGTGTCGGCTGCGGCGTACAGCTCGACGGCCACGGACTCAGGCAGGTCGGCGATCTCCCGCACCTGGCCCTCAACTGGCGACTCGCCCGTCCGGGAGGTGATCGCCAGGGCGATCGGGTAGCCGGTGACCCAGCGGCGGGCCTGGCGGGGCACCACGTCGGGGATCAGGTCGACCACGTACTGCTCCAGTGAGGAGTGGGTGCGGCGGAACCACTTGCCCTTCGCTGCCGCGGCGATGCCCTGCCCCATCACCCACACTGCGGCTTTGCCTGCGGCGTGCGCGGTACGGATGACCGTCTCGGTCTGGTCCTTCTGCTGTTCCTCGCGTGCTGTGAGGTCAGAACGGTCGTCGTCCAGCACCTCGGTGACGTCGGCGAGGTTGGGGAGACCTGCCGCGAGTTTGGTGATGGCTTCAGCCGCTCCGGCCGCAAGGGCGTGGGGGGAGACGGCGGGGCTGGAGTCGTCCAGGTCGAAGTCTGCGAGGCGGGCCATCAGGCTGCCGCCTCCAGGGTCTCAACGACCTTGAGGAAGTGCCCGAGGTCCTTGGGGCAGGTCTCCATCGCGTCTTCGTAGTCCACCAGGTCGGGGACTTCCGCCGCGAGCAGGTCGTAGTTGGCGGCGCGGATCTTCTCGCGGGCCGCCTCGTTGTGGGAGGCGCGGGAGTTCTTCACCCGGGTGAAGACGACGTCTGCGGCGATTTCCCGGAGGCGGCCGGCCTCGCGGGCGGCGGACAGGGCGCCGTCCAGCGAGCCGCGGATGCGGCGCATCTCCGCCTTGCGCGGGGAGGTGACGAACAGGACCTGGTCGCACACGGCGACTGCGGAACCGAAGATGTCGCTGGACTCGCCGCCGCAGTCGATGACGACGACGTCGTATCCGTCGGTGTCCTCAAGGACCCGGTCGCCGACCCTGGCGTGGGGCCAGGTCTCGATGGCGTAGGGGAGCGGGTCACCCTTCTTCTTGGCGAGGCGGTACCAGTCGTACGCGGTCTGGGACATCGGGTCGGCGTCGACCAGGAGGACCCGCAGGCCGTAGTGCCTGGCGTACACGAGCGCGATGAAGATGCTCATGGTGGACTTGCCGACGCCTCCCTTGAGGCCGCCGATCGCGATGACCTTCTTCTTCTTGCTGCCGAGCCACTTGAGCTTCCGGCGTGCTTCCCCCTGCTCCGGGGTCAGCTCTTCCGAACGCGGGACCGGGATACTCTCGGAGTTGGTGGTCGTCATGCTCTTCCTCGCAGGTTGTTCGCGGTGGCGGCCCGACGGGGCCCCGTCTGGGAGAAGACGGGGTCTCCGTGTTTTCAGCCGGGCTTGAGCGTAGCGCCGCCTCGGTCGACCTCTGAGGAACACCGCCCGGACGGACTTCGCCGACCTGTTAGCGGATCGGCCCTGAACGCACGAAAGACCCCGGGCCGCAGCAGAGTTGCTGCGGCCCGGGGCCTGTCCGTGCTGTGGGGGGTCAGATGTCGCCGTAGGCGCGGCGCTGGTGGGTGTCGATGAGCGTGGTGGCGGTGTCGGGGTAGACCGCAGTGCCGAGCAGGTCGCCAGCCTCGGTCCAGACGGTGTCGGCGCACAGGTCCGGGTCGGACCAGACGACGTAGGGCCCGTACCGCTCGAGGCGCCCGACGTCGGAGAGGGTGTCTCCGTCGACCGGGGCCGCCGGGCCGGCGGCCGCCGTGGTGCCCGCGTCGTCGGCCTGGTCGTCGCTGGTGTCGTCGTCCGGGAAGTCCAGGGGCGGGGTACCCAGCAGTTCGAGGGTGAGCACCTGCAGCCACATCGGGTGTCCGCTGATGCGGGGCAGTCCGAGGTGCCCGGTGACGCGGACGTAGTCACCGGGGCGCAGCTGGTGCAGGACGTTGGCGGTCAGCTCGGAGGCGGCGACGCTGCACGGCAGCACCATCTCGTCAACGAGTTCGTCGGTGGGGGAGACGATCAGGCGGAAGCGGGCGCGGGTGCCGGTGGTGTCGTCGGCGGCGACCTCTTCGTCCAGGTAGCCGTCCAGGACTATCCCGTCGGTCGTCATTGTTCAGCCCGCCTTCGCCAGCGTGGCCGGCTGCTGGTGGGCGGCGTCGTAGGCGGCGACGATCGAGGCCTTGATGACGCCGGCGACGCCGACCTGGTGGCCGTTCTCGCGTGCCCACGTACGGATCGCGGCGAGGTCCGAGCGCCTGGCGGGCTGGGGGCGGATCGGGGTGGGCGTCTCGATCGCTCCGGCGGCGCGGGGGACGCCGACCTTGAGCTGCCGCAGGCGGTCCTCTTCGGCTTTCAGTTCGGCCCGCAGCTCGGCGATGCGGGCTTCGACTTTGGTGGCGACCTGCTCGTTGACGCGGCGCTGGTTCAGGTCGGCGAGGTCCTGTCGGATCCGTCCGGCCGTGGCACGGACGCTGGCAAGCGGGTGCTGCTGCGCCCACATCAGCAGCAGGTCGACGTCGGCGACGTCCGGCTCGGTGGCGGCCGGGGTGGAGGCGTCGACTTCGGCCTCGGCGGGTTCGGCGGTCTCCCCGCCCGCGGTGTCGGTGTCGGTGGTGTCGCCGGTGTCGGTGTGGGCGGCCAGGAGGTCCTCGACTTCCTGCTGGGACATCCCGGTCGCCTCGGTGATGGTGGGGGCGTCGTCGCCGGCGTTGTGCATCGAGAGCGCCATCGCCTCAAAGGCGTTGAGGCCGACGGCCGGGGCGGCGGGGGTCTGGTCGGGCATCGCAGGCTCGTCTCCTGTCGGTTCGGGTTCGGCCGGGGAGTCGTCGGCCGGGTCGGGGATGAGGGGGAGCAGGGCGGTGAGGGTGTCGGCGTCGTCGGGCAGGGCGAGGGCGGCCAGGAGTTCGGCGAGGTCGTCCTTGTCGCGGGCGTGGCGGGCGGTTATGCGGGCTGCGGCGTGTTCCTCGGTGGCGTCGAACACGGTCAGGGGGATGGATTCGGCTGCTGCGTGGATGTCGAAGTTGTCGTACATCTCGCCTCCTACGCGCCCGGTTTGCGGCGGGCGCGGGGCGGGTCGGACACGAACCGGGTCTCACCCGGGTGTGCGGCGTTCCACGCTTCGGCGCAGACCTTGCAGACGTCTTCGCCGGAGTGGGACTGCAGGACGGTGTGGCCCCGGCACAGGACGCAGCGGCCGCCACCGGTGTAGTGACGGCCGTCGCGCCAGTCCAGGAGTGTCCGCTGCGGGAGCGGCCCGGTCATGCGACCTTCTTCAACCCCAGTGCGCGGGCGAGGGTGTGCCGGTTGGCCATGGCGCGCTCGGGAGTGATCGGGCCACGCCACGGCTCGTACGGCTCGGGTCGGGTGGGGATGAGTTCGAGGGCCAGCCGATCGAGGGCGGTCTCCCGTATCGGCGGCGGGTTGGTCCGGGCGCGCTGTCGGCGTTCAGCACGCCTGCGGTCGGCTGCGGCGACCTTGGCGACCCAGTCCGGCCCGAGGCGCTCCACCTGGCGCTTGCGCAGCGCGGTGCGCTCGCGCGGGGTGGTGGCCGCCCAGACGCCGACCCGGGTCAGCGCCGGGTTAGCCAGCGCCCATTTGAGGCAGTCGGTCACCAGCGGGCACTGCGCGCAGTCCCGTTTGGCGCGGCGGATGTCGACCGCGGTGTCGGAGAACCCTTGCGCGCCGCCTTTCTCGTGGGAGAAGCGGCCGGGGTTCTTCTGGCAGGCGGTCGGGGTGTCGCTGCGGGGGAAGGGGATCTGCGGCGCCGCCTCGGTGATGTCGCTGCTGCTCATGAGGTCGCCTCCGTCGGTCCGGGCAGTCGCGCGAGCAGCTGCAGCGCGGCGGCGGGCGAG
This window encodes:
- a CDS encoding helicase associated domain-containing protein; this encodes AHRVSGRGSKPWAAIHDNAKVPADRRLYMTATPRVWEAPETDEGGSGAPVLVASMEDDPDGLFGSVAYKLTLSQARNLGLVAAWQVVCVDVTDPELQAAALLGIEARSDNVRGSRLAALQTAAVKTAAERGLRRMLSFHYRTSEAEAMAAGVPAVAQRLWEDDPETYPEPDRVWSDWLCGEHSPKRRRATLATFADPVGERVDGDLVPMRLRLLSSVRVLGEGVDTKGCDSVFFGDVRGSAVDILQIVGRALRMKPGEGKVASLVVPVFLGKDEDPDAMLTSKGYNGLARILAALRSHDADTVEALAEQQSNTRHRKPSAAERDAAGRGEERGTSAPAKSLLSFSTPRDPAILAQFMKLRILQPENTYWRQGVQAATQYVKENGDLKVPYAFVTPEDWQPAGFPLGTWIADQRRFFNAGEMKPSRAKELDELGMIWSHWDVAFQEGLSAAQGWAAVHGHLLAPTTAVFDGHPTGVWLKNLRTAGRRLAEIEARREAGLPVGSTAGALTEERRDALEAIDPSWCPAWQVAWQRCYKLCRNLIEAGTELPTSPGQMTLQGEDLGAWVQAQRLGWDQLLPAQAWMLENMLHIGPAEPDERPPAPRTQADKWASNLAAARQFYAREGHFQVPRKHVEEVDGVPYKLGMFADNARRRADKLSAERRAELDALGMRW
- a CDS encoding replication-relaxation family protein, whose product is MGGIQTTQPEAETKRRKRADNPAGSSNGLRDDVLKVLGVMKVATADQIQRATAPHLTYRHTTKPTAAKRKEARTAAHRGALADLRFSKHVLFGGHTRTGEGLRLLTELGLDAATGPLGRPRSEMGGAARGAGRTGAQHAMAVNETILALLRPKPDLTLLTGEPAEAVEAARAAAALPGLGSLASYSTEVHLPYTGTWTTQGRSGVQADILVAVPDGRVPLLFVEVDNCFEEAAVLAAKFDKYARFFARQITDTNGQDIPMWRQKWSVPEGRLGDTPHPPVLLVFNPVGPRNPKATMQQIAARTRQHWQGQEHDDFSMYDRCIPIVATTLELLREHGPAGPAFWRFGRPGLQPLDDAVGNPRREAADARARAEQQRARAAAEKREAAEREARRPKCTRCGTKFTDQRWAESEEDAWGTPTDSHPKLCGDCKLLALEAERIRKAAKKEADRKRREAAKAAKEAAEAEAVRKASGILGRFRR
- a CDS encoding DUF6233 domain-containing protein; the protein is MSDDQGQGQEQPAALPQADGPLVDVTLPDGQHIYAVVKSRVREPDGWWYDLQIHVPHQGSDRGRLLALPAAVDFRAPAALCEPIDGQPYDQVPTERPGVTPAWKVEEKVYFGPERGPARIVHRGDCRAARDLARPASTEQARAVLERDDAAPCPLCRPDRPLRTAA
- the mobF gene encoding MobF family relaxase produces the protein MSIARVSPGSAYRYYLKSVAVGDGGRDRGVPLPVGQELAGVPAGEWTGRGAPLLGLSGTVTEAEMEALFGQGLHPHPELLAPDAIEGEAPAVRLGRKFIRPTYADDQEPGEPEPVALDDDGKVVPSRRRKRKIKRGPVAAFDLVLRPPASVSLLAGLGDDDTRAVIEDAHDVAAADVLAWVEDEAVVVYSGPGGSRWERPVGGLVVARFRHWDSRHRKPLLHDHLVVSVKVLRADGKWGHLDSRRLFAHVVAAGALYNQRVLEEVCERLGLATHRRTPTEGLRPVIEVAGVPPELIDWSSTRQRDTAALLEQAEAEYTADHGHPPTARVRSRLMKRAADDSRPAKKTPLPLPELRRRWRADAIRRFGAAAVDGLLALCRRAAAAIRSTWHSSTVPDATADVDVDLAAIDVAAIVYVHHGQFRHRHLLAEARRHLARELRGRRADPGLDSRITAAAIRAHCVDVTAPRPPGRRPRPPGHTVYTAAWHPALPDRDDDPQGLEHAAVEVSAHARAVATSIRLQAALRASRTPDQPAGPNRGTRGGKPSPADQAAATVLYEQLAFGDTGEDRDDDQEQGFVISPEQRARLQELQRLVDERTREVPKEKKKRPAGTGETPSQRQGYRRRG
- a CDS encoding ParA family protein gives rise to the protein MTTTNSESIPVPRSEELTPEQGEARRKLKWLGSKKKKVIAIGGLKGGVGKSTMSIFIALVYARHYGLRVLLVDADPMSQTAYDWYRLAKKKGDPLPYAIETWPHARVGDRVLEDTDGYDVVVIDCGGESSDIFGSAVAVCDQVLFVTSPRKAEMRRIRGSLDGALSAAREAGRLREIAADVVFTRVKNSRASHNEAAREKIRAANYDLLAAEVPDLVDYEDAMETCPKDLGHFLKVVETLEAAA
- a CDS encoding Lsr2 family DNA-binding protein, with product MYDNFDIHAAAESIPLTVFDATEEHAAARITARHARDKDDLAELLAALALPDDADTLTALLPLIPDPADDSPAEPEPTGDEPAMPDQTPAAPAVGLNAFEAMALSMHNAGDDAPTITEATGMSQQEVEDLLAAHTDTGDTTDTDTAGGETAEPAEAEVDASTPAATEPDVADVDLLLMWAQQHPLASVRATAGRIRQDLADLNQRRVNEQVATKVEARIAELRAELKAEEDRLRQLKVGVPRAAGAIETPTPIRPQPARRSDLAAIRTWARENGHQVGVAGVIKASIVAAYDAAHQQPATLAKAG
- a CDS encoding WhiB family transcriptional regulator; its protein translation is MSSSDITEAAPQIPFPRSDTPTACQKNPGRFSHEKGGAQGFSDTAVDIRRAKRDCAQCPLVTDCLKWALANPALTRVGVWAATTPRERTALRKRQVERLGPDWVAKVAAADRRRAERRQRARTNPPPIRETALDRLALELIPTRPEPYEPWRGPITPERAMANRHTLARALGLKKVA